Proteins encoded within one genomic window of Triticum aestivum cultivar Chinese Spring chromosome 2D, IWGSC CS RefSeq v2.1, whole genome shotgun sequence:
- the LOC123053246 gene encoding uncharacterized protein translates to MDEYRPRRSPATERFVGLFSSPSSSPTESSFVAGDEFHEDDFMFSSAPVAASDARPDGPESPTRVPHSHLGLLAALHEGDKRLLVRRAGGGSGAAASAVAATPATLLRRKATIAAATSASGGSLSPTQSPASAAWAIPANPRPKNRAPAPQYHQSAPVKVPVRPPQKPAMDKWDELDDDDELRHGDAAMLPPHEMVARASAGGAGPAAPFSMLEGAGRTLKGRDLRRVRDAVLRQTGWLD, encoded by the coding sequence ATGGACGAGTACCGGCCGCGCCGGTCGCCGGCTACCGAGCGGTTCGTCGGGTTGTTCTCGTCGCCCTCCTCGTCGCCGACGGAGTCGTCGTTCGTCGCTGGGGATGAGTTCCACGAGGACGACTTCATGTTCTCATCCGCCCCAGTCGCCGCCTCGGACGCGCGGCCCGACGGGCCAGAGAGCCCGACCCGGGTTCCGCATAGCCACCTCGGTCTCCTCGCCGCGCTGCACGAGGGGGACAAAAGGCTCCTTGTTCGCCGCGCCGGGGGCGggagcggggcagcggcgtcggctGTCGCGGCCACCCCGGCCACGCTGCTCCGGCGCAAGGCCACCATCGCGGCTGCCACTTCGGCATCTGGTGGTTCGCTGTCGCCcacccagtcccctgcctccgccgcgTGGGCTATCCCGGCGAACCCGAGGCCCAagaaccgcgcaccggccccgcaGTATCACCAGTCGGCTCCAGTTAAGGTTCCCGTCCGCCCGCCCCAGAAGCCGGCAATGGACAAGTGGGACGAACTGGACGACGATGACGAGCTCCGGCACGGGGATGCCGCCATGCTGCCCCCGCACGAGATGGTCGCGCGCGCGTCTGCTGGTGGCGCCGGGCCGGCCGCCCCCTTCTCGATGCTGGAGGGCGCCGGTCGCACGCTCAAGGGCCGAGATCTTCGACGGGTACGCGACGCTGTGCTTCGGCAAACCGGATGGCTCGACTGA